In Oceanispirochaeta sp. M1, the DNA window GCAATAGATCTAAGATCATTTAGAATTAAAAGCCTGTTATAAGTAGTTTATTCTGAGGCCGCCGGCCTTTGGCCGGACAGGCTCTTCGCGGCAATGCCCTATTTGCCTACCCTCTTCGGGCTTGCTCCGCGCCGCCCTGGGTTGGCAGGGCATTTATGCTGCGATCCTTCGGGCATATGAGAATCTAAACTTATTCCCTGAAAAATGTGCTTCGATAGTATTTAAATTCTGCTTCAATCGAGAATCCAACATTTTGATAAAGGCTTAAAGCATTAATATTATCTGCCTGAACTTCCAGAACTATTTCTTTATTTCCAGGTAAACATTTTACGATTTCACTTAGAGTAATTTTTCCTATTCCTCTGCCTTGAAAATCAGGATCTATACAAAATCCGAATATATAATTTCTATTTTCTTCTTCATAAACACCTATCATTCCAATTACATTGAGCTGGAGCTTGATACTGTATAATTTCCTTTTAGTACCTTTAAAGAAATCATCAATAATTCCGGACTCATCCCTCATCTTTGTATTAAAGGCTCTGGAGTTTATATCTATCAATGCTTCTTTATCATTTTCATCAGCTATTGATATTTCTATTTCATCCATCTGGTGTTCTATTAGTTTTGTCTCATCTTCAAATTTTAATAAATATTCTGAGTATTCATATTCTGAATTCATCTTAGAGATTGTTCTGTTACCGTCATTAGAATTTGAATCACATACAAATAAGATTGATTTAATATCTCTTCTTCTAATTTCTTTTACAGCATTCTGAAGTAATTTTTTAAAATAACCGCAATTACGACTATTCGGATCTGTTAGCGCAATTATTTCTGCTTCATTTTTAGTTGGTGCAAAGATATTAATAGATGAAACTAAAGCATCACCGTCATATAATAAGAATGTATTAATATCATCTACTTCTTTGAAATCATCATCCTCATCAAAAACATATTTTGTTTTATCCTGCTTATTGCAAACTTCATATAATTTATTAAGATCATAGATTTGATCTTGGGTAAGTTCACTATTTATTACTATATTAAGCGCCATTAAGACTCCTACTCTTTCAACTGATGTTTATAATGATAATCATATCATTATTTCTTCGAATCATTTCAATCATTGATTTTCCCACAATCATCTATAAACTCAGAATGAACACTCTTCCTAATAAATTGATTGGATCAAAGATCATTATGTATTTTCAGAATCGATTTAATGGAGAGCCTACTGATAAGGTGAAAATCCATATTTCTGAGAGTGATTTAAATCTATATGCTCTCCCCTATGTAAATCCTGAAACTATGTTTTTTGGAACGCATCTCAAATATGAAAAAGATTCTATGAATTATAGAATTAAGTATGTGAAAGCAGGGAATATAATCACTGTGTAATGACTGCCGATATTCGCCTTCAGTCTACTAACAAACTAAATTACTCTAGGATTTAGTATACTCTTGCAGACTCCAATGCGGATTTCATTTTTTCTTCCAAATCAATCAATTGTAGGGCCTGAGCAATACTATTATAATACAGATCTTTTTTATCCGTAACTGGTTTAATTTCAAGAGAATGAACATCATTTTCAATATTCGTATTTCTGTTTCTTTTCAGTTTTTTAAACAACATAATATAAACTCCTTACATTAATCTTTAAATAAGTGTACTCCCATACCGAAATACCAGCGAGGACATATGTCTTAATCATTTTTATGGCATTGGACTATAATATGGATATCAATTAAGGAGATTGTATAATGGATAAGGAATTCCAAATTGAGGATGAACTCGGTTACTATATAAATAAGTTTAAAATGGACCAGTTCCTGAACGAAAAGCTTCTGAACAGCATCCAACTTTTCCATTTTGATTCTTACAAAACAGTAATGACAGAACAGACAGAAACACCTTTCCTCTATTTTCTTGTTGACGGTCAACTTAAATGTGCACATTATAATTCAAACGGGAATCTTGCTGTTGTCGCGATGATGTATCCATTTTCAACTCTTGGAGATCTTGAAGTAATCAATAATGACTTGACTGTAACTTCAGTTGTATCAACCTGCTCTTCAACTGTTCTGGGGATACCCTCATCCATAGTTCGGAAAGAAGGATTAAACGATCCGGTTTTCCTTAAATTCATATGCGAAGAACTTATTAAAAAACTTCATAGTTCCACAT includes these proteins:
- a CDS encoding N-acetyltransferase; amino-acid sequence: MALNIVINSELTQDQIYDLNKLYEVCNKQDKTKYVFDEDDDFKEVDDINTFLLYDGDALVSSINIFAPTKNEAEIIALTDPNSRNCGYFKKLLQNAVKEIRRRDIKSILFVCDSNSNDGNRTISKMNSEYEYSEYLLKFEDETKLIEHQMDEIEISIADENDKEALIDINSRAFNTKMRDESGIIDDFFKGTKRKLYSIKLQLNVIGMIGVYEEENRNYIFGFCIDPDFQGRGIGKITLSEIVKCLPGNKEIVLEVQADNINALSLYQNVGFSIEAEFKYYRSTFFRE
- a CDS encoding Crp/Fnr family transcriptional regulator, giving the protein MDKEFQIEDELGYYINKFKMDQFLNEKLLNSIQLFHFDSYKTVMTEQTETPFLYFLVDGQLKCAHYNSNGNLAVVAMMYPFSTLGDLEVINNDLTVTSVVSTCSSTVLGIPSSIVRKEGLNDPVFLKFICEELIKKLHSSTSLRLGHLVPVKSRLALYILSRTEAREGQIIILPEKEALASMLGTTYRHLNRVLRDLIEENTIGNGYPGVRIKKIIDLQKLID